The following proteins come from a genomic window of Rubrobacter aplysinae:
- the glmS gene encoding glutamine--fructose-6-phosphate transaminase (isomerizing), with product MCGIVGYVGENGCVEVLMEGLGHLEYRGYDSAGLALAAPDTDEIWRVRRVGPLRNLTEALAETNGSLGGVRSGIGHTRWATHGRPTEANAHPHVGAAGNARAEAGRVAVVHNGIVENHAGLRRELESRGHGFVSETDTEVIAHLLSERVEAGEGLREAVAATLGRLTGSFAIAAVSADEPDTIVAARHQSPLIVGLGEGENFLASAVQALVGRTRRFLVVENGEIATITGSKVGITTPDGRPVERDYFEVDWSPEAVELGGYEDYMHKEIHEQPGALARTLSGRLDTEGNLDLSELDLDLTDIDRVVVAACGTAYHAGLLGKTVIERLCRIPVDVEIASEYRYSDPIGDGRTLVVAISQSGETTDTLAAVESARGFGGKVLALTNTRDSLITREADAVLLTHAGPEIAVASTKAFTTQIAAMYLLALGLAEARGTLPEDGRRELGQELRRSPDRVEEALALLEGEDGVSRMRRAVGIFEEARCSLFLGRGVSFPIALEGALKLKEISYLPSEGYPAGEMKHGPIALVDDYCPVVAILGHGVYREKTLSNVEETMARGARVITVAAEGDPEAERVAESTLPLPASALETPELSPLVVCVPLQLLAYHVAKFRGLDVDKPRNLAKSVTVE from the coding sequence ATGTGCGGAATAGTCGGTTACGTGGGCGAAAACGGGTGTGTCGAGGTCCTGATGGAGGGACTCGGGCATCTGGAGTACCGGGGCTATGACTCGGCGGGGCTCGCCCTCGCCGCACCCGACACGGACGAGATATGGCGTGTCCGGCGTGTGGGCCCCCTGAGGAATCTTACCGAGGCGCTGGCCGAGACGAACGGATCTCTCGGCGGCGTGCGGAGCGGTATAGGCCACACCCGCTGGGCGACACACGGGCGGCCTACGGAGGCGAACGCCCACCCGCACGTCGGCGCCGCGGGTAACGCCCGGGCGGAGGCCGGACGGGTCGCCGTGGTGCACAACGGTATCGTCGAGAATCACGCCGGGCTGCGGCGCGAGCTCGAAAGCAGGGGTCACGGCTTCGTCTCGGAGACCGACACCGAGGTCATAGCCCACCTGCTCTCGGAGCGGGTGGAGGCCGGAGAGGGGCTGCGGGAGGCCGTGGCCGCCACACTCGGCAGGCTTACGGGATCTTTCGCAATCGCCGCGGTCAGCGCCGACGAGCCGGATACGATAGTCGCCGCCCGGCACCAGAGCCCTTTGATCGTCGGGCTCGGAGAGGGAGAGAACTTCCTGGCCAGCGCGGTGCAGGCCCTCGTCGGTCGCACCCGGCGTTTTCTGGTGGTCGAGAACGGTGAGATCGCGACCATCACCGGCTCGAAGGTCGGGATCACGACCCCGGACGGCCGGCCCGTCGAGCGCGACTACTTCGAGGTTGACTGGAGCCCGGAGGCCGTGGAGCTCGGCGGCTACGAGGACTACATGCACAAGGAGATCCACGAGCAGCCCGGCGCCCTGGCCCGAACCCTCTCCGGCCGTCTGGACACCGAAGGGAACCTCGACCTCTCCGAGCTAGACCTCGACCTTACGGATATAGACCGTGTCGTGGTCGCGGCCTGCGGCACGGCCTATCATGCGGGGCTTCTCGGGAAGACCGTCATAGAGCGGCTGTGCCGGATCCCGGTGGACGTGGAGATCGCGAGCGAGTACCGTTACTCGGACCCCATCGGCGACGGGCGGACGCTGGTGGTCGCCATCTCCCAGAGCGGCGAGACCACCGACACGCTGGCGGCGGTCGAGTCCGCCCGGGGCTTCGGCGGCAAGGTGCTCGCCCTAACCAACACCCGGGACTCGCTAATTACCCGCGAGGCCGACGCAGTTCTGCTCACCCACGCGGGCCCGGAGATAGCCGTCGCCTCCACGAAGGCTTTTACCACCCAGATCGCGGCCATGTACCTGCTCGCGCTCGGGCTCGCGGAGGCGCGGGGGACTCTACCCGAGGACGGGCGCCGAGAGCTCGGACAGGAGCTACGCCGCTCGCCCGACAGGGTGGAGGAGGCGCTGGCCCTGCTAGAGGGCGAGGACGGCGTGAGCCGGATGCGGCGGGCCGTCGGCATCTTCGAGGAGGCCCGATGCTCGCTCTTTCTCGGGCGCGGCGTCTCGTTTCCCATCGCGCTGGAGGGGGCGCTGAAGCTGAAGGAGATCTCCTACCTCCCCTCCGAGGGATACCCGGCGGGCGAGATGAAGCACGGTCCGATAGCGCTCGTGGACGACTACTGCCCGGTCGTCGCCATCCTGGGCCACGGCGTGTACCGGGAGAAGACGCTCTCCAATGTCGAGGAGACGATGGCCCGCGGCGCCCGCGTCATAACCGTGGCCGCAGAGGGAGACCCGGAAGCCGAGCGGGTCGCGGAGTCCACCCTGCCGCTACCTGCCTCGGCGCTCGAAACCCCCGAGCTGAGCCCGCTAGTGGTCTGCGTGCCGCTACAGCTCCTCGCCTACCACGTGGCGAAGTTCCGCGGGCTGGACGTGGACAAGCCCCGCAACCTCGCGAAAAGCGTAACCGTGGAGTAG
- a CDS encoding proline dehydrogenase family protein: MKDATPEIEDADRAALALKGIARDESIKAYILSEPNLRAVLLRSARRFIGGEQLEECLTGAQSFNSEGFAVTIDYMGESTRDEQIAREAVQEFETVIDSILRWGLDSSVSLDLSHIGLAVDEELCYSQAYRLAERARRAGLEMMISMEGSERTEQVLSIYHRLAERFENVGVTLQVYLRRTPEDMEAVLKHPGRIRLVKGAFEEPEEATIMKGVETDAAYRSCVERVLSEGHPCSISTHDQQLLEHADRFVRDNELSTDNIEFEMLKGVELERLARMRDLGYGARVYLPYGEEWYLYLCHRLAEHPPNIYQAISDAADVQG; encoded by the coding sequence ATGAAAGACGCTACACCGGAGATTGAAGATGCTGACCGGGCAGCGTTAGCTCTAAAAGGTATAGCTCGTGACGAGAGCATAAAGGCTTACATACTGAGTGAGCCGAACTTACGCGCCGTACTGTTACGATCCGCCAGACGTTTTATCGGTGGTGAGCAGCTAGAAGAGTGTTTGACCGGCGCGCAATCTTTCAACAGTGAAGGCTTCGCCGTAACCATCGATTACATGGGTGAGAGTACCCGCGACGAGCAGATAGCCAGGGAAGCCGTGCAAGAGTTTGAGACCGTCATCGACTCGATTTTGCGCTGGGGGCTGGATTCCTCTGTCTCCCTGGACCTATCTCATATAGGTCTCGCCGTGGATGAAGAACTTTGTTATAGCCAAGCCTACCGGCTGGCGGAGAGAGCCAGACGCGCTGGTCTGGAGATGATGATCAGTATGGAAGGCTCTGAGAGGACAGAGCAAGTGTTGTCCATATATCATCGGCTCGCCGAACGTTTCGAGAACGTAGGCGTAACTCTTCAAGTGTATCTACGTCGCACCCCTGAGGATATGGAAGCGGTACTCAAGCATCCGGGACGTATACGCTTGGTCAAAGGTGCCTTTGAAGAGCCCGAAGAGGCGACGATAATGAAAGGGGTAGAGACCGACGCAGCCTATCGTTCTTGCGTGGAAAGGGTACTGTCCGAGGGCCACCCTTGCTCGATCTCTACCCACGACCAGCAGTTGCTTGAGCATGCTGATAGGTTCGTCCGAGATAACGAGCTCTCGACCGACAACATAGAATTCGAGATGCTAAAAGGAGTAGAGTTAGAACGTCTAGCTAGAATGCGCGATCTCGGATACGGAGCCCGCGTTTATCTGCCTTACGGTGAGGAATGGTACCTATACCTCTGCCACCGGCTGGCCGAGCATCCTCCCAACATATATCAAGCTATATCTGATGCCGCGGATGTTCAGGGTTGA
- a CDS encoding GNAT family N-acetyltransferase has protein sequence MSNADGDYAVRPGRREDAPEAARLWMQSAEEHTEYDEVYRTSPQAERTMRRFLADLASGGHAFLLVAVEPDEGGVIGFLSGELREGSPTFSPKTWASVDDIYVAPEHRSRGVGRELVRRCREWAADRGADGVSLQVAAGNERARKLYRELGFREVSVYAVSEL, from the coding sequence ATGTCTAACGCTGACGGAGACTATGCCGTACGCCCCGGACGCCGGGAAGACGCGCCGGAGGCGGCCCGGCTCTGGATGCAGAGTGCGGAAGAGCACACGGAGTACGATGAGGTCTACCGGACCTCCCCGCAGGCCGAGAGGACCATGCGGCGCTTTCTCGCGGACCTGGCGAGCGGAGGTCACGCCTTCCTGCTCGTCGCGGTCGAGCCGGATGAGGGAGGCGTGATCGGCTTCCTCTCCGGGGAGCTCCGCGAGGGGTCACCGACTTTCTCCCCGAAGACCTGGGCCTCGGTAGACGACATCTACGTGGCACCCGAGCATCGCAGCCGGGGCGTGGGCCGGGAGCTCGTGCGCCGCTGCCGCGAGTGGGCCGCCGACCGCGGCGCCGACGGCGTCTCCCTACAGGTCGCAGCCGGAAACGAGCGGGCCCGCAAGCTGTACCGGGAGCTCGGCTTCCGAGAGGTCTCGGTCTACGCCGTCTCAGAGTTGTAG
- a CDS encoding GNAT family N-acetyltransferase, producing MEVGPAPADDLRPPLRLLEAELREGEPLPEEIVRSLADAVRAGEADVITARAARETSETGSDAVLGTALLYYRLNLSSGGRFASFEELHVAPGSRGRGVGRALLAEVERRCSEKGISYIEAQIIAESVEFFFYMGYESEPDLKVLSRSIAFGGYQAEEDI from the coding sequence GTGGAGGTGGGACCGGCCCCGGCGGACGATCTCCGGCCCCCGCTACGGCTGCTGGAGGCCGAGCTCAGGGAAGGTGAGCCACTCCCCGAGGAGATCGTGCGCTCGCTCGCGGACGCGGTGCGCGCCGGGGAGGCGGATGTGATCACGGCCAGAGCGGCCAGAGAAACGTCCGAGACCGGATCGGACGCGGTGCTCGGAACGGCGCTACTCTACTACCGGCTGAACCTCTCCTCCGGCGGCCGTTTCGCGAGCTTCGAGGAGCTGCACGTCGCCCCCGGCAGCCGGGGCCGGGGCGTAGGCCGGGCGCTGCTGGCGGAGGTAGAGCGGCGTTGCTCCGAGAAAGGCATCTCCTACATAGAGGCCCAGATCATAGCGGAGTCTGTAGAGTTCTTCTTCTATATGGGCTACGAGTCCGAGCCAGATCTGAAAGTGCTCTCCCGGTCCATAGCTTTTGGCGGTTATCAAGCTGAGGAGGACATATGA